The nucleotide window GGCCCttacaatgaatgaatgagaccATAATCAACTGCTCGATTCGTTTCAGATGTAGAAAACGTTCTTCACCAACCCCCTTCATTAGTCTGGTTTTCCTGCTGCCTTGTCCCTCTGGATTGTACAGGAACACTCTAGAACTCTCTAGAACTCTCTAGAAAGTGCACTCCCATCTTCTCCACTTCATTTCACCTGGCAGGCTTTACACCCTGGGCTGTGGTGTTTTCTGGACAAAGTTACTGAGAGAGGAGAGGTGACAGCCTGCAGGGTCCCTAAAGATGCAGAAAGCAAGCTCTGGTTTCCCCGAAGGTTCGGGAACAAAGCTAAAAGTCTGGATTCTGCCTACAAAAATGGGTCCCAAGCGCCAGAGGCTGCTTAAGGGCAGCCTTATCATTTGTCACAGGGTCTTAACCCTTGTTCTCATATCTTCCTCTCCTCCGGTTTGGAGCCTCTGTGGAGACAGTAGTAGCAGCAgcgccgccccctccccaccccccagggagAGGGCCAGCGGTCCCCGCGGCAAAGCATTGTGGGTGATGCGGGGACACGACGCTTCGCGTCTACGCAGCCAGGCTCCCACGGTCTGGCCTAGGGTCCGTGTTGCAGCGCAAACGTCCAGAGAGCTGGCTACCCTCGAGGCTTAAAATGAGCCGGGGACCGGCTCCCGGGCAGGCCGAGTGgcgcgcccctcccccgcccgcATTAGCCCAGAAATCCGGTGACCGCAGCGTGCACGCTCCGGGTCCTCCGCGCGAGCAGACGCCGATCTGGGACCGATCCGCGCGCCGGCCAGCCGGACGCAGACAGACACTGACCAGACCTGTTTCGCGGCCGCGGAGGACACGTGACGCGGGGCTGGGCGGGAGGCAGACGGCTGCGCTGGGCGGCGGGAGTCCGCGCCGGCCGCGTCACGAGGGGCGGGGCGGAGGCTCGCCGGGAAGTTGCTCCGACAAGTCGCGGCCGGGTGAGTAACGCGCGGCCGGGAAGGGGCCGCTGGGCGGGGCCCCTGGGCGGACACTCCCTTCCCCGCACCCGGAGGAAGCCCAAGGCCGCCGCCGCCACCCTGCGCTCCGCTGCGGCCCCGAGGAGCGTCCGCGCGAGCAAGCATTTGTCCTGgaaaccagctttttttttttttttccttgcccaaAGCGGAAAACCAGGGGGAGGACTCGAGGGACCAGGTGGCGGACGTGGGGAGCGCGCAGCCGGCCCACTGCGTCCTCTGCACCGGCGGTTGCAGCGGACCCTCCCCAGGGTCGCTGAGCACGTCCCGGGACACCAAAGGAGCGGACGCAGGGTCGGGAGGGAGACCGCCCTTCGGTTCCGCCTCCTCATCTCTCGACAGTCGGCCGGGCCATGTCCGGAGGCCCGGGCTCGGCGGTCCTCCCCGCCACCGTTGGGTTCCGGAAGCCCGCCCCGCGGAGCCTCAGCTGCCTCTCTGACCTGGACGGCGGCGCGGCCCGGGAGCCGCGGCCCTGCCGGCCCCCGGGGAGTCCGGGcagcgcgccgccgccgccgcctgcgCCGTCCGGCTGCGACCCCCACCTACGGCCCATCATCCTGCGGCGGGCGCGCTCGCTGCCCAGCTCGCCGGAGCGCCGCCAGAAGGGCGCGGGCGCTCCGGGCGCTGCGTGCCGACCCGGCTGCAGCCGGCAGCACCGCGTGCGCTTCGCTGACGCGCTGGGCCTGGAGCTGGCGCAGGTCAAGGTGTTTAATGCGGGCGAAGACCCGTCCGTGCCGCTGCACGTGCTGTCGCGACTCGCCATCAACTCGGACCTGTGCTGTAGCAGCCAGGACCTGGAGTTCACTCTGCAATGCCTGGTGCCCGACTTCCCGCCTCCCGTCGAGGCCCCGGACTTCGGCGAGCGCCTGGGGCGCCAGCTCGTGTGCCTGGAGCGCGTCACCTGCTCGGACCTGGGCATCAGCGGCACGGTGCGCGTGCGCAACGTGGCCTTCGAGAAGCAGGTGGCCGTGCGCTACACCTTCTCAGACTGGCGCAGCGCGCACGAAGTGGCGGCGCGGTGGCGCGGGCCGGCAGGCTCTGGGGGCTCCGAGGACGTCTTCGCCTTCGGCTTCCCGGTGCCGCCCTTCCTCCTGGAGCTCGGCTCCCGCGTGCACTTTGCGCTGCGCTACCGTGTTGCCGGAGCCGAGCACTGGGACAACAACGATGGCCGCGACTACAGTCTCACGTGCCGCAACCACGCACTGCACATGCCGCGCGGGGAGTGCGAGGAGAGCTGGATCCACTTTATCTGAACTTCCTGGCGGGGCTCGCGCGTCTGGGAGGTGGCCCTGCCTCACACCCGACCCCCAAGCCGGGGCCGTCGGACCTTGCTTCCCGCAGCTGCAAGGTGTGCTCGCTGTGGCCCGCCTATGCTGTCTTTTACTTGAAACGTCTGGCTCACTTGGTCTAAACCGTGGCCTCCGATGCCAGAAGGCTGGGCTGTGTCATGTGCTGGGTGGGGTGCTGGGTGAGTAGATGCACCAGTGAGTTGGCCCTATGAAGAAGGCCCAGGCAGGTGGTTTTGGAAAGGCCTGCACCCTTCACTGGGAAAGCCTGTGGCTTTTGCATGTGTCCTGATCGCGTCTCTGTGAATATAGCTCTTATTTATCATCACTGCGATGTTGAAACCTTTTACCCTTAGCCGATGCCTTCTTGGGAACATTCTGAATtcaataagctaaaaaaaaaaagtcattcttgtgtgtgtgtgcccactgTAAACCGAATGTATATGCTGTGACCCCCATCATGGTCCCTTGAAGCATTCCTGCCCTGGGACAAGGAAAACCTGAAGTCACATTTGCATGCCAATGTCTGTAGGCTTCTAACAGCGGGGAAACTATTAATAGGCAAGAAATTGATGCCTCTTCGGTCATCATACAATCATTCCTGGGAGTTCAGGCTGCCCCATTAGGCTGTGTCTCCTCCATCAGCAACTGCCAAGCAGGAAAACACTTAGAACTTTTAGTTTGCAAAACAGCCCCTTCTGCAGTGTTCCTTTgcactttatgtattttattgtaCATGTTTGATAATTGTGTATCTGCACTTTATCAGGCCACTCTGTTTAGGTTTGAGCTACCTAAGTATTTAAAGAAATTCTGCCTTAAGTTATTTCAGTTTTCAGGCAACTCTGTGGAATTTGGGCAACAGTGCCCTTTGCAGTTACCTTTTTGACGGTTATGGTGACTCTCTTGATGTCTTCTTAAGTGTCCAGGGTTCCAGCAGTCATCATTCAGAAGTCACATTATCAAGTGGAACTA belongs to Bos indicus isolate NIAB-ARS_2022 breed Sahiwal x Tharparkar chromosome 13, NIAB-ARS_B.indTharparkar_mat_pri_1.0, whole genome shotgun sequence and includes:
- the PPP1R3D gene encoding protein phosphatase 1 regulatory subunit 3D; the encoded protein is MSGGPGSAVLPATVGFRKPAPRSLSCLSDLDGGAAREPRPCRPPGSPGSAPPPPPAPSGCDPHLRPIILRRARSLPSSPERRQKGAGAPGAACRPGCSRQHRVRFADALGLELAQVKVFNAGEDPSVPLHVLSRLAINSDLCCSSQDLEFTLQCLVPDFPPPVEAPDFGERLGRQLVCLERVTCSDLGISGTVRVRNVAFEKQVAVRYTFSDWRSAHEVAARWRGPAGSGGSEDVFAFGFPVPPFLLELGSRVHFALRYRVAGAEHWDNNDGRDYSLTCRNHALHMPRGECEESWIHFI